ACTAATAATGTCTAAGATCAGACAACTAAACACCCAAATTTTTTAAGTCAAATATCGAAATTAATGATatgaataaataattagaacAATGCAGTTTCGGGCAACGATTACCATCATGTATGGGCTGAGGCAAACACATTCTTCCAATTGATCGTCCGCACCTTCGGCATTAAGAAACTCAATGACAAAATGCATAAGCTGACAATGCAGAAGACACTGTTACAGTGGGATGGCATGCAATAGCGAGACAAAACAAATTATTTAATGTCTAAGATCAGACAACTAAACACCCAAATTTTTTAAGTCAAATATCGAAATTAATGATatgaataaataattagaacAATGCAGTTTCGGGCAACGATTACCATCATGTATGGGCTGAGGCAAACACATTCTTCCAATTGATCGTCCGCACCTTCGGCATTAAGAAACTCAATGACAAAATGCATAAGCTGACAATGCAGAAGACACTGTTACAGTGGGATGGCATGCAATAGCGAGACAAaacaaattatttaaacaaTACATACATGATTGCTTATCCAAAGTCCAAGTTTTGCACTTGTGGTATCTGTCCGAGCCAAGTGGTGGTCAAACCCAATCGCAATCACCCTAACAAAAGCAAGCAAAGACTCTTTAAGTAATGGGATCCCATCCGAATTAAGTTTTCCAACATATCTCCTATAGGTTTAATCATGATTAAtgaaaatgcaagaaatataaacatACTTAGAATGTTCAAGCATCATGACTGACGAACCATCATCTGTGGTAACATAGTATAGATAAACCTTCTCTCTCAACTCATCTAGAAAACGATTCGGGGCCTCGTAGACAACCAACTCCTGTGACACGGGCGGCTCCCGTTGCAATGGGCGACAATCCTTGATCATCACTTGAATCACCAACTTTTTTATTAGCCATAGAAACGTCTGGTAGATCATCACCTTCTGAGCTAGATACAGAGCTTCTGTCATCGTCAGACGCAACATTCTTTCCACTGTCCTGAGCAGCCATTTTACCCTCCCTAGGACCGTTATCACTGTCCTCAGAATGATTGTTATTGTCATCATCTTCAGTCTCCTTATCACTCTTTTTGGGGTCCACATCGATTTTCTTCTGACCCTTACCCCTCATAACCTCAACATCCTTCATATGTGCATCGTCCTCCTTACCATCTTCGCTCACCTTGTTCTGGACAACAGGCCTCCTTGGCCAATTGAATCTCCTACTAACAACAGGGCCTCCAAACTTAGCATCCTCCTGCATCAGCCTGCTTATCTTCTCCTCAAAGATGCGATGCTCATCCTCGGCAAAATGACCGATCagctaaaacaaaaataacCGCACACTTTAATACATACTTCATTCACCATAAATATGTACGGCAGAAGTAGTTTTTATCCTACCAGATTCTTTCACTTCGAGGGGACGAAGAAGACAGACTCAGCATCCTCACCAATGGGAAACAAGAATCCCTACAATCAACATACAACTACCATTTATCGACACTTTGTTTTATCC
The Arachis duranensis cultivar V14167 chromosome 5, aradu.V14167.gnm2.J7QH, whole genome shotgun sequence genome window above contains:
- the LOC107491319 gene encoding uncharacterized protein LOC107491319 produces the protein MWTPKRVIRRLKMMTITIILRTVITVLGRVKWLLRTVERMLRLTMTEALYLAQKVMIYQTFLWLIKKLVIQVMIKDCRPLQREPPVSQELVVYEAPNRFLDELREKVYLYYVTTDDGSSVMMLEHSKVIAIGFDHHLARTDTTSAKLGLWISNHLMHFVIEFLNAEGADDQLEECVCLSPYMMLMHFVIEFLNAEGADDQLEECVCLSPYMMLSDLRHY